AGGTGCGCCGCCGCCACGATGTCGGCGATCGAATCCCAGGCCCCGACCTCGTGGAACGCCACGTCCTCGACCGGGATGCCATGCACCCGCGCCTCGGCCTCGGCCAGGTGCCCGAAGATCGCGAGAGCGTGGGCGAGTGATGCCGGAGACAGCCCGCTCGCCTCCAGGTCGCGGCGGATCGCGGACCAGTGCCGGTGCGCGGGGTGGCCGCCGTGATGGTGATGGCCGTGATGGTCGTCGGGGTGATGAGGGTGATCGTGGTGATGGTCGCCGTGACGATGGCCGTGATCGTCCGCGTCCGCCGGCCGGTCGGGCGCCTCGCCCTCGGGGACGGTGACCGCGAAGCGCCGGCCCTGGAGCACGCCGTCGCCATGGGCGAGGAGCGCGCAAGTCGTGCGGCCGCGGCTTGCCCGCGCCACGCTCTCGCGCACCCCCGCCTCGTGCTCCGGAAAGGCGTCGAGGAGCGCCGCCGCGAACATGTCGCCGGCCACTCCGCCGACGGCGTCGAGATGAATCTGCATCGCGTCCTTCGTCCCGGCATCGACCGGATGCCGGTCGGGGGCACATCGGCCCGCAGGGGCCGACGGCAAGCGCCCCGGACAGACGGTCGCAGCGCGGACGACGCGGATTTTTCTCGCGGAATCTCCTCACGAGACCGGTTTTTCCAGCCTGCCCGGTGGATCACCCGCCGCCCGCCGGGGCATAAGCCCGCTCAACACCGCAAATACAGGAGAGGACGCGACCCATGCCCATCACCGGAGAGAACCTGATCGGCGCCGCCGCCCGCCGGGGCGAGGGCGAGACCTTCCGGGCCGTCGAGGCCGCCACCGGCAACAGCCTGGAGCCGGCCTTCGCCTCGGCGACCCCGGCCGACGTGGAGCGGGCCTGCGTACTCGCCGCCGCGGCCTTCGACACCTACCGCGAGACGTCGCTGGAGGACCGCGCCCGCTTCCTCGAAGCGGTGGCCGAGGCCATCCTGGGCGTCGGCGACGACTTGATCGTGCGCTGCATGGCCGAGAGCGGCCTGCCCCGCGCCCGGTTGGAGGGCGAGCGCGGGCGCACCGTCGGGCAGCTGAAGATGTTCGCCGGCGTGGTGCGCGACGGCGGCTTCCTGGAGGCCAGGGTCGACCCGGCGCAACCCGAGCGCAAGCCGCTGCCGCGCCCGGACCTGCGCCTGCGCCAGATCGCCGTCGGCCCGGTCGCGGTGTTCGGCGCCTCGAACTTCCCGCTCGCCTTCTCGGTCGCGGGCGGCGACACGGCCTCCGCGCTCGCCGCCGGCTGCCCGGTGGTGGCCAAGGCCCATCCGGCCCATCCGGGCACCTCGGAGCTGGTCGGCCGCGCGGTGCAGGCGGCGGTCAAGCAATGCGGGTTGCCCGAGGGCGTGTTCTCGCTTCTCCTCGATGCCGGCATCGCGGTCGGCCAGGCGCTGGTCGCCGATCCGCGCATCGCGGCGGTCGGCTTCACCGGCTCGCGCCGCGGCGGCGTCGCGCTGATGCAGGCCGCCGCCGCTCGCCCGGTGCCGATCCCGGTCTATGCCGAGATGAGCAGCATCAACCCGGTCGTCCTGCTGCCGGCGGCTCTGGAGGCACGGGGCCGCGACATCGGCCGCGCCTTCGTCGGCTCGCTCACCCTCGGTTCGGGCCAGTTCTGCACCAATCCGGGCCTGATCCTGGCGGTCGAGGGTGCCGGTCTCGACGGCTTCGTCGAGGCGGCCTCCGCCGCCCTCAAGGAAGTCCAGGCCGCCACGATGCTGACGCCCGGCATCCACAAGGCCTATTGCGCCGGCGTCGCGGCGCTCGAGGCCAACCCGGCCGTGGCCACGCTCGCCCGGGGGCTTGCCGGAGGCACCCACCAGGGCCAGGCGGCCTTGTTCTCGACGACCGCGGACGCCTTCCTCGCCGACCATACCCTGGCCGAGGAGGTGTTCGGCGCCGCCTCGCTGGTGGTGCGCTGCCCCGACCTCGCGACGATCAAGGCGGTCCTGGAGCGGCTGGAGGGCCAGCTGACGGCGGCAATCCACCTCGACGAGGCCGACCACGACGCGGCCCGGGCGCTGCTGCCGGTGCTGGAGCGCCGGGTCGGGCGCATCCTGGTCAACGGCTTCGGCACCGGCGTCGAGGTCGGCCATGCCATGGTGCATGGCGGGCCGTACCCGGCGACCTCGGACGGCCGCACCACCTCGGTCGGCAGCCTGGCGATCCATCGCTTCCTGCGCCCGGTGAGCTACCAGGACCTGCCCGAGTCCCTGCTGCCCGCCGCCCTGAAGGATGCCAACCCGCTCAAGCTGTGGCGGCGGCAGGACGGGAAGGCCGTGGCGCCGGGCGCCTGATCCCGCGCCGTCCCGGGAGGCCTCGCCGCCTCCCGGGACGGCCGGAACCCGCCCCCTGTATCCTCGTTGATCGCCGCACCAGAAGGAAAGCCGCGATGATCGATACGAGCCGCATCAAGGAGCACATGCCGGTCGTCGGTTCCGACGGCGGTCATGTCGGCACCATCGATCACCTCGACGGGCAGCGGATCAAGCTGACGAAGACCGACCCGGAGGCCGGCGGCCACCACCACTTCATCCATGTGGATTCGATCGCCGGCATCGAGGATGGGCAGGTGCGCCTCAACCGCACGAAGGCCGAGGCGAAGGACGAGTGGGCGACGGCGTAAGGCCTCGCGCTTCCCGGGCGGAACGCCTTTCGGCTGAGGGCAGGCCGCCAATGGAGGATGCAACCCAAGGCTCTGATTCGAGTTAGGTTAACAATCCTGGACGAAAAAAAGGCCGCCCTGCGAGAAGGCGGCCCGAGTCTAGGGAGGAAACGCCCGAGGAGGGCGCGAGCAGCGCAGCGGCATCGCCACCGCCCTGCACAGGACAAACCCGGTCCGCTGCCGCGTGGTTCCCGGGCGTGAACTGAGACCAAGGTCCGCCTCGGCGGGCCTTCTTTTTGCCGTGATCGGCGCGGCGTGAGCCTCGTCCGATCGCGCTGCGATCGGACGCTGCCCTACGGGACGAGGCAGGTCCGGGTTGTCACGACCTTGTGCCATCCCCACGGTGTCGGCCCGACGCGCCGGGTGGTCGTGCAGCCGGGTCCATAGCCCACGGGCCGGCCGTAGACGGGATAGGACCCCGCCACAAGGACGCGCCGGGGACCACCCCGCGCGATGATCGGGCGCCCGCTCCAGTGCGGTCCATGCCAGTGCGAACCGTGCCAGCCGCCGCCGCGGTGAGGGTGGTGACCGCCTCCGCCATGATGGTGATGCCCACCATGGCCGCGATGGTGGTGGCCGTGCGGGCCGCCATGATGATGCCCGCCATGATGATGCCCGCCATGATGATGCCCGCCATGAGCCGATGCCGGCGAGATCGAGATGGCGCCGAGCACGAGGGCTGTCGCCGCTACGAGACCGAAAGACGTGTTCATCGCGTTTGGACCTCTCGAGAAGTCCCCCCGCGTCCCCAT
This sequence is a window from Methylobacterium sp. SyP6R. Protein-coding genes within it:
- a CDS encoding aldehyde dehydrogenase (NADP(+)), whose product is MPITGENLIGAAARRGEGETFRAVEAATGNSLEPAFASATPADVERACVLAAAAFDTYRETSLEDRARFLEAVAEAILGVGDDLIVRCMAESGLPRARLEGERGRTVGQLKMFAGVVRDGGFLEARVDPAQPERKPLPRPDLRLRQIAVGPVAVFGASNFPLAFSVAGGDTASALAAGCPVVAKAHPAHPGTSELVGRAVQAAVKQCGLPEGVFSLLLDAGIAVGQALVADPRIAAVGFTGSRRGGVALMQAAAARPVPIPVYAEMSSINPVVLLPAALEARGRDIGRAFVGSLTLGSGQFCTNPGLILAVEGAGLDGFVEAASAALKEVQAATMLTPGIHKAYCAGVAALEANPAVATLARGLAGGTHQGQAALFSTTADAFLADHTLAEEVFGAASLVVRCPDLATIKAVLERLEGQLTAAIHLDEADHDAARALLPVLERRVGRILVNGFGTGVEVGHAMVHGGPYPATSDGRTTSVGSLAIHRFLRPVSYQDLPESLLPAALKDANPLKLWRRQDGKAVAPGA
- a CDS encoding DUF2171 domain-containing protein, translated to MIDTSRIKEHMPVVGSDGGHVGTIDHLDGQRIKLTKTDPEAGGHHHFIHVDSIAGIEDGQVRLNRTKAEAKDEWATA